ACAATTCTGCATTCTTAGTCTCGTACATTCCGACTGGAAACACTCGCGATCTGCTTGTTGCGAGAACGGACACGATCCCAACAGGCTACTACCCGCCCGCGCCGCCGTCAGTGGAGCTATTAGTGGAAGGCCCTCCGGCATGGGGGTATAGGGTGCATCTCGGTTCAGAACCACAACAGACTATCCAATTCCTAAATCTGTGCGGCGAGGCGCGCGGACACACAACCGGGTCGGCAAGAGGATACTGGGGTGGGTGGGGTGACCCCTTTAGTGAGGTCTTTGCGTTAGATGCCATCTACTTCAACTCGATTTTGGATACGCTGTGGCTCGAGTCCGAGTATTGTGAAACCGGACTTGTCAATTTTCAGATAGGAACTTTCGACGGATCAGTATTGGGACCCGTTTATCAAACGCCAACCCCCGCCTCGGTAGAACTGCTCTTGCAGGGTCCTCCGGCTTGGGCCTATCGCTTAAGTTCTGGGACTTTTGCGACCTCGAACTTTGTTTTCGACAACCTCTGTTCACGAGCGAGTGTTGAAGTGTCTGGAGAAGTTGCTGAAGGTTCTTCCGTTAACAGGCAGAACTCGAGAGTCACCGTTACGACGGAGAGTCCGATGGAGATGCATTCCGCACTTGACACATTATGGCTTATTGGCACAGAGTGCCTTGGCGGTCCATTACTCTGGAGAAGTGACAGTTCAATGGGCGAAATTGACGGTCCATACGTTCCTG
This portion of the bacterium genome encodes:
- a CDS encoding T9SS type A sorting domain-containing protein, with amino-acid sequence NSAFLVSYIPTGNTRDLLVARTDTIPTGYYPPAPPSVELLVEGPPAWGYRVHLGSEPQQTIQFLNLCGEARGHTTGSARGYWGGWGDPFSEVFALDAIYFNSILDTLWLESEYCETGLVNFQIGTFDGSVLGPVYQTPTPASVELLLQGPPAWAYRLSSGTFATSNFVFDNLCSRASVEVSGEVAEGSSVNRQNSRVTVTTESPMEMHSALDTLWLIGTECLGGPLLWRSDSSMGEIDGPYVPDGPYFPQGYVQQFFCRLEQTGVSVRFAVSSAPDMDVLKAWRKPVGGEDSTLVGMVGAFAGSHVILDSEVPRGRYFVYYLLATDDFGRIWKVPEASDTIFVDRSVFIPTEFSLSAAYPNPFNAVTNFDYAVPYQTHVSFRVYDITGRQVATLVDEYKEPGEYRAVFDASRMATGIYVYAFEALNYTANGKVLLLK